TGCTGCCTGTTCTAGTAAGCAGAAAGTCCGTAGCCTATTTTCCCCTTCATGAATGCATCTCATACTTTAGGGGAACAGAGTCCTGCAAGTTTTTAGTTTGTAGCATTCCAGACTGAACTAATGTGTTATCAGGTACTTCAATTAATTTAGTGGTCAACTTTAAACATCTTGCATGAAGATTAAAGAGCGCAATTTGTTGAAATGATTGATGAGATAACATTTGAGCAAAAAACCCGTAAAAGGTCTATCATTAACAACAGATTgatgaaagcaagaaaagaaacaGATATGAACCCTTGTAAGGTAATCTGTAATACTTTATTGCCATCAGGAAGTATCATATTGGCATACATTGTGAGGCACAGCACATTTCTCGATCCGGTGATTTCTGATATTCTACATGGTTTTTGTTCTGAACATTACTCAAGGAATAAGCTCTGCTATTGATTATGGAAGAACTTGTGCATTAAGATTTAGAAGGCACAAAAAAAATTGATCTACATTCCTGCGGTGAACATCATTACAACTTTACAAGGCTTCGGAACTTCCAATCCTTCTTTGGAACAGAATGGATCCAATCAGTACAGCAAGTCCGGTTATTGCAATTGTGAGGAGCAGTTGCTTGTGTTTCAAACCAAAAGCGGGGCGTGCTTGCTTGTGACGACCACCCTCTTCTTTTTCCAGCATGGATCTGTCACAAGAATTTGAATTGTATCAGAAGGCAGGCTCAAATAGAATTAGCTGTGACGATAGAAATACACTTCTATTGTCACAGCTAATAGATTTAAACGATAGGCTGAGGCACTGTATTAGAGGATTTTTATCTAAAAACTGCAACTGAAGATGCTAAGCAGCACTGTTCTAACTGAGATATATAGCCGGCTTATCTTTGTCTAAAAATTGCAACTGAAAATGCTAAGCAGCATTGTTCTAACTGAAACTTACACTGAATCATGTCTACATAAACAAGTCACGTGCATCAATATAAGGTTCCATGTTTTTACCTTGAAGATTCTGCAGCGGCATTTGTTTTTGAATGGAGTAGGAGCTCGTGTCCAATCCATTCTCGAAGTCTGATGTCCTTGTTGCAAGGTTGACAATATTTTGTTCGATTTCCACATACATCCTGTAGAGCAAAACTCATATAGTTAGACAGAGATGGACTATATATGTGTGGCTTATAATGTTTTAAGGAAAAGAATGTTGTCCAGTTTTTTGAGTAATAACGTATGAATACATTCACACCTGATGCTCAAAAATGTCAGCTGCAGGTAGTTCAAACTTGCAATACTGGCACGCAAGCATCCTTTGTGGGCACTGTAAGCGTTTATGAAGATCCCACAGCTCATGCTCCACAGTTTGTTCGCAGAGTGGGCAATTCACCTATATCCGCAAATAAGAATCTGATTAGCGGTGTTAGGATTAGTAATACCGGAAGTACATAAATCCAGTAAGATGTATATCTGTTGCCATCTTCTTAATCTATCCAGTGGTTATATGAATGCATGTTTTCCACACAAAGCATAAGACACTGACATGATGATCAAATCACCGAGTCTTTTCCTGGCACGCAGGTTATTTGGCTACCGTAGTGCTGCAGCTAGATTATGTCAGAACGATCTTAGCTGTAATGTGGGTTTATGTGATGAATTTATGCAAGATATTGGGTTGAGCAGCATCACAGGCTATGCGAAGAATAACCGCTAGGAGAATGAAAATGTGTGCATACATCAAAATCAAATGAATACATTCTGGATACGGTTATAATTTGGAGAAGTACCGGAGCATGGTTATCATCATAGTGCTTATCCATGTGCTTCCTTGGGACCATATCTCCACAATGCTCACACTTCAAGTGAAGGTTGCGAGCGCAGTGTGCAGAATGCAGCGCGATGTTGGGAGACGGAACCTCTCGGTTACTGAAGAAAATTCGCAGACAAGTACGGTCAGTAATCGGCAAGCACAAGACATGCCCCCAAGCACTACCTATATTAGCAGTGCATGCGATGAATTGCCATCGCAGAGGGGGAAAAGGCTACTAATAACTGATGAACTACTGTAGTAAGTAAAAATATTGCCGGGTGGAAAGAGGAAAGCAATAGTACTACTATTATTTGGCAGCTCGTAGCCAGCAGCAGATAGTGAGAAACAGACGACCGACGGCGCCGCGAGAGGCCGGAAGGTTACCAGTGCGCGCAGGTGGAGGTGGCGACGGCGGGATCGGCGGCGGCCATGGCTTGCGAGTCCTGAGGGATCACCGCTGCAACCCCGCGCCGAGATCCGAGTCGCCGGCCGAATTGGAACCTCGCCGAATCAGGGGGTCTTCTGGGGATGGAGGCGAGAAGAGCAGAGGGGCTGGAGGAGGAGATATCGAGGGGGCTCGTGGTGAGGTGAGGCGGAGTGACCGTGTCGGAGCCGGGGGCTGTGGGGATTCGACTTCAGCGCGGCGATGGGAGCGGTAGTTTCACCGGCGTACCGGTCGTCCTGGCCCACCTGTCTGTCCTGATAGACGCTCGATTCCATGGACTAGGGCGCCACCGGACGATGCTTCGGTGCTTTAAGGCACCTATCTTTGTATCTATGACATGTGAGTCCAACAGGTGactgacccacatgtcagtgacccaaccgGTGAGACATCAATTTTATTTTCTGAGAAGTACCACTCCCAATCACGCACACATAAGTGAATCATGACAAACATGCATTCAAGATCACTAACATGTAATAATGCTTGAAGATTAATAAAGCCACCATACACAGTTCATTATCCATGGAAAGCTATTAAAACATAAACAATTTCTCACATAATAGACTGTGAGTAGGAGTATATATGACATCAATCAATAAACAAGTTATAAAGGCAATACGAACATAAATTAAGGGTGCATAATTGTGGAAAAAATGAAACATAATGTATAAGACATGAATACCCAATCATATTATGAAACGTATCGAAGTTCAAACTTAAGTGAGAGGTATCATCTATTCCATGCCGAAAATACATTAAAAAGGTACATTGGAAAGAGAATACAAGAACCAAGCAAGATTTTTTTCTATTTCTCCAACCCAATAAATCCACTTGTGCAACACTGTCCCATCTCCATTGAGATGCCTTCGCCAAGATTATGTTATCTGCTCCGTCTTTATCCAGAGTCATTACTGAAAAGGTATATAAGTTATTCGGTGATCATCACACAATATCAAAGATAAATGGTACTTTCATGGAGAAACAGTTAAAAGAAAAGTCACTTCGATAGCAGTCTCGGAGTACTGTATACATAGTTGGTACAGGGTAAGAAAATAGAACATAACAAAATCTAATGTTCCTGGACACCTCATGAGCACACATACACCAAGTACTACATACAAAATTTAGTACTACATACAAAATTTGAAGTATCTTATTTTTTCATAGGTACACAACCTTTAGTATATCTCAACCAGAACAAGAAAAGAACGATCTATGAAAATGTCTTACCAACAAGATGAGCATAGTTAGGTCTATATCCATTACTTATTTCCGAAACCTGCTTCAACATGTACGAACATCATCTCATCAGTCAATATCCATTTCAGTATTCTCATAACTGAGAATAGTTGCAACAATGTAACTTCTCTTATTTATTCATCTGTCTGTAGCCATTAGTATATGATTCTTGCAACCCCCTAAGAAAGGAACAAAAGTGCAGTGATACAGGCATGCCAATGAACATCACAATAAAGAGCATATGATATATGAAGCACCATTTTACAATAGCCATGAAGGAAACCAACAATGGTCGGCATCGAGTAGTCACCCAGGAGCTTGCTGGCTAGCATCATCGATGGTAGCCACCCTGAGTTCTATCCTCATAACTACCTTGTTTGAGGCATTACTCTTTTCTAATGGCGTTGACACCAAACAACAACCAACAAAGAGGTGACATGTAAACAATTGGAAGAAAATGAACGCAATAATAAGAAGTTTTGGCAAGATAGAAGTCCAGATTTATGTTGTTTGGATAGATAGACATATGTAATAGTGTTCCATTTTCtcttttggctctctcaaaaagctTGTGCATTCATATACCGCGAAGCCTAATTGGATTAATATCCGAAACGAGCACAAAATAATCCTATTTAACATTGTTTTAACCATCAATTAAAACATGAGCCATTGTTTTAACCATACCTATTTTATATTCTTCTACTGTTAAAATGCAGACCATCTAGGAACAATGTTTTGCTTCATGATttacctagtactccctccgttcctaaatataagtctttatagagatttcactatgaaccacatacggatgtatatagatgcattttaagtgtatattcacccattttgctccgtatgtaatccacctagtgaaatctctacaaagacttatatttacagACGGGGAAAGTAGTAGAGAAGCATGCTTTACTTTATTCAAAACTCAAATTTACAGGAATGGTTAAAGTATCATGAGGCTTTATAAGCCACAAATTGACCCTTAGCTAGATGTAAAGCATGTTTAGATTGTTTGCTTTCATATTGGATAGACATCCTTCATGCACAAAAGTAGCAGAAGAAAAATCCGTCACTGTGTCTTTGATTTATTTTACCACCGAGCCAGGGATTCCACCCGTGTCATTGTAAATGTCCATGATAGCTCCCTGGAAATCAGATGTGATCCATATATTCTGAAGAAGAAGATCTTTAGCAATTGAGAGTGCCTCATGGCAAGCAAGTGTTTCAAGCACTGGAGAATTTGTCATTCCATGAGGAACTAGAGTTGGTGACCCTATATAAAGACCTCATCACGGCATACTGAGTTGATAACACCAATTTGGTTCGCCTCACTAATAGCCACATCGACATTTATCTTAAACACACCAGTCGAAGGTGAGATCCATCTTCGTGGCTGAGCAGGGATCATCCTAATGTTGTGCTAGGATTTAGGTGGCATCGCCAACTCAAGGTCTGGGAGAAATCTTTTGGTGAACATATGTGTTGACACAAGGCTTTGATGATCACCTTCATGAATTAATTTCCGACGAGAAGTCCATATAGCCCACAGGGTCACCATCATCTTAGTACATTATGCATGCGATAGTGAATCCATCATGGAAAAAAGCCAACCTTTTCTGCATTAGACTCAGTTGATGATGGCATGCGCTCCACTAACTCATGATTTGACAGAGACCACACACATTGCACCATAGTGGAAAGTAACAATGAATGCATCTTCTAGTCTTCGTTGCCACATATAACACAACAAGATGTCGTCGACATATTTCTATgatttctgacatcatttgtaggCAAAGAGCATTGAGGTAATCTCCATAATAACACCTTTAGTTTGGATGGGGCATTAGTTTTCCAAAGTTTGGTCCAACTCTTATGTTCTCTTCCATTGTCGAAATTGTCAGCATGCCCCTCAAGCCATGCTTCTCTACTAATTTTGGTTGTCACCAGCATTTTATAGGCCGACCATACTAAAAAAACTCCTTTCTTGTCATGCCCCCACACCCAGAAACCATCCATCTGACGTGTACTTAAAGGAATATCTAGGATCAAATCTGCGTCAAAAAGGCAGAAACACGTCCCTGACCTTTTGCTCGTACCACCTTGCTGCAATCTCGACAGCTCACTAGCCATTTGTGGGCGATTAGCAACCAAGCAAGCGATATGCCGCATGTCGTGTGCTCTAGGTAGCCAGTTCTGCTGTCAAATATCATTGTGTTTGCCATCTCCAACTCAATGGATCAAACCGTTTGTGAACACCTCATTTCCCTGATACCCTCCATTATAGCACTCCAAATCTGAGAGGGCTAGTTGCctagtgatgtcgcttgaagctacgtcggtatttccccaaaaaggaagggatgatgcagcacagcggcggtaggtatttccttcagatatgaaaccaaggttatcgaactagtaggagaacaaagcaacacaacgtaaactgccctgcacacagataacaaatcttcgcaatccgacgtgttaaaggggttgtcaatccctttcgagtaacggtgccagaaattggtgtgtgacgggaaaaaagttgtaaatattgatagatcgaatgccaaataaaataaattgcagcaaggtattttgggtttttggattaatagatctgaaaataaaagcaaataaaaatagatcgcaaaggcaaatatatgagaaagaagacccgggggcgtaggtttcactagtggcttctcttaagaaaaatagcaaacagtgggtaaacaaattactgttgggcaattgatagaacttcaaatactcatgacgatatacagacaatgatcattatgttggaaatatgccctagtgccaataattaattagttattattattatatttcattgttcatgataatcgtttattatccatgctagaattgtattgataggaaactcagatacatgtgtggatacatagacaacaccatgtccctagtaagcctctagttgactagctcgttgatcaatagatggttacggtttcctgaacatggacattggatgtcgttgataactgaatcacatcattaggagaatgatgtaatggacaagacccaatcctaagcctagcacaaagatcgtgtagttcgtatgctaaagcttttctaatgtcaagtatcatttccttagaccatgagattgtgcaactcccggataccgtagaagtgctttgggtgtgccaaacgtcacaacgtaactgggtggctataaaggttcactacaggtatctccgaaagtgtctgttgggttggcacgaatcgagactgggatttgtcactccgtgtaacggagaggtatctctgggcccactcggtaggacatcatcataatgtacacaatgtgaccaaggagttgatcacgggatgatgtgttacggaacgagtaaagagacttgccgataatgatattgaacaaggtatcgggataccgatgatcgaatctcgggcaagtacaataccgctagacaaagggaattgaatacgggattgattgaatcctcgataccgtggttcatccgatgacatcattgtggaacatgtgggagccaacataagtatccagatcccgctgttggttattggccggagagttgtctcggtcatgtctgcatggttcccgaacccgtagggtctacacagttaaggttcgatgatgctagggttattaggaagacttgtatgtgattaccgaatgttattcggagtctcggatgagatcccggatgtcacgaggagttccggaatggtccagaggtaaagatttatatatggaaagttgttgttcgggttccgggaaacgtttggttttttccggtattgtatcgggaagcttccggaaggttccgaaggattccggaggtccggaaaatgttccaccacgtccaatacagcagcatgggctgtaggggggcgccctaaccttaatgggccaagggcaccagcccccccaaggcccatgcgcatgggagaggggaaaccctaagagggagggcctccacttgacttgggaggcactcctccccccccttggccgccgccccaaccctagatgggatctaaggggggccggccccctctctccccacctataaatagtggaggggtgggagggcagcccctcccctccaatacatctccctcttggcgcagccctacctctctccctcctcgtctctcgtagtgcttggcgaagccctgctggagtcccgcgctcctccaccaccaccacgctgtcgtgctgctgctggacggagtcttccccaacctctccttctccccttgctggatcaaggcgtaggagacgtcaccgggctgcacgtgtgttgaacgcggaggcgccgtggttcggcgcttagatcggaatcaaccgcgatctgaatcactacgagtacgactccttcatccgcgttcttgcaacgctttcgcttagcgatctacaagggtatgtagatgcactctccttcccctcgttgctagattactccatagattgatcttggtgatgcgtagaaaattttaaatttcttctacaatccccaacagtggcatcatgagctaggtctatgcgtagtttctatgcacgagtagaacacaaagcagttatgggcgtcgatattgtcaatttacttgccgttactagtcttatcttgattcggcggcatcgtgggatgaagcagcccggactgaccttacacgtactcttacgtgagattggttccaccgactgacatgcactagttgcataaggtggctagcgggtgtctgtctctcccactttagtcggatcggattcgatgaaaagggtccttatgaagggtaaatagaaattggcatatcacgttgtggttttggcatatgtaagaaacgttcttgctagaaacctatagcagccacgtaaaaacttgcaacaacaattagaggacgtctaacttgtttttgcagcatatgccttgtgatgtgatatggccaaaagggtgtgatgaatgatatatgtgatgtatgagattgatcatgttcttgtaataggaatcatgacttgcatgtcgatgagtatgacaaccggcaggagccataggagttgtcttaatttatttatgacctgcgtgtcaacataaacatcatgtaattactttactttattgctaaagcgttagccatagtagtagaagtaatagatgatgagacaacttcaagaagacacgatgatggagatcatgatgatggagatcatggtgtcatgccggtgacaatgatgatcatggagccccgaagatggagatcaaaaggagcaaaatgatattggccatatcatgtcactatttgattgcatgtgatgtttatcatgttttacatcttattttcttagaacgacggtagcttaaataagatgatccctctctaaaatttcaagaaaagtgtcccccctaactgtgcaccgttgcgaaggttcattgtttcgaagcaccatgtgatgatcgagtgtgatagattctaacgtttgaatacaacgggtgttgacgagcctagcatgtacagacatggcctagggacacatgcgaaacacttaggttgacttgatgagcctagcatgtacatacatggcctcggaacacggaagactgaaaggtcgaacatgagtcgtatagaagatacgatcaacatgagatgttcaccgttgatgactagtccgtctcacgtgatgatcggacacgacctagtcgattcggatcatgtttcacttagatgactagagggatgtctatctgagtgggagttcattaaatagtttgattagatgaactcaattatcatgaacatagtctagattgtctttgcaaatatgttgtagataaatagctcacgttgtagctccctgtttcaatacgtccctagagaaagattaagttgaaagatattgtaagcaatgatgcatactaggtccgtagtccgaggtgtgtcctcactgctacacaaaaggattacgtctttgatgcaccgctcgatgtgcaaacccctacaacgtcgtctatggatgttgtgaacacctgacagacacgtcctgatgactacttgatagtttagtgcaccatactttacggcttagaatcaggattccaatgacgttttgaacgccataagacatatgagatgttccaagagctgaaattgggatttcaggctcatgcccgtgttgagaggtatgagacctctgacaagttcttttgccaacaagatggaggaggatggctcagctagtgagcatgtgctcagaatgtctgggtgctacaatcacttgaatcaagtgggagttaaacttccagataagatagtgattgatatagttctctagccactatcactaagctactagatctttgtgatgaactatgacatgcaa
The window above is part of the Triticum aestivum cultivar Chinese Spring chromosome 2A, IWGSC CS RefSeq v2.1, whole genome shotgun sequence genome. Proteins encoded here:
- the LOC123187672 gene encoding XIAP-associated factor 1, whose protein sequence is MAAADPAVATSTCAHCNREVPSPNIALHSAHCARNLHLKCEHCGDMVPRKHMDKHYDDNHAPVNCPLCEQTVEHELWDLHKRLQCPQRMLACQYCKFELPAADIFEHQDVCGNRTKYCQPCNKDIRLREWIGHELLLHSKTNAAAESSRSMLEKEEGGRHKQARPAFGLKHKQLLLTIAITGLAVLIGSILFQRRIGSSEAL